In Gasterosteus aculeatus chromosome 15, fGasAcu3.hap1.1, whole genome shotgun sequence, a single genomic region encodes these proteins:
- the ccdc32 gene encoding coiled-coil domain-containing protein 32, protein MIEDFENKEDVRSSGELWTEICSSLSPVSQATPEIHPEFIDSFQPAAQLAPQVNGHSNGTNGTSSGVKWQPMEDSEIYIASLENRLKKIKGQSSDVTSRDMLRSLSQAKKECWDRFLHDAQASELFQGGDMDDSALEHFKRWLIPEKVAISAEELEYLLRPSQDNEQAEAAQTQIEEDTTAEGANPDQDGPHTPEK, encoded by the exons ATGATCGAAGACTTCGAAAACAAGGAGGACGTCCGGTCCAGCGGGGAGCTGTGGACAGAAATCTGCTCCAGTCTGTCTCCAGTGAGTCAGGCAACCCCGGAGATCCACCCGGAGTTCATCGACTCGTTCCAGCCAGCCGCACAACTCGCACCGCAGGTCAATGGACACTCGAACGGGACAAACGGCACGTCCTCTGGCGTCAAATGGCAACCCATGGAGGATTCTGAGATCTACATAGCCAGTTTGG AGAACCGCCTGAAGAAAATAAAGGGCCAGTCAAGTGACGTGACGTCCAGGGACATGTTGCGCTCCTTGTCTCAAGCAAAGAAAGAATGTTGGGACAGATTTCTGCACGACGCTCAGGCCTCAGAGCTCTTCCAAGGCGGCGACATGGACGACAG CGCTCTTGAACACTTCAAGAGATGGTTGATTCCTGAGAAGGTGGCCATCAGCGCAGAAGAGCTGGAGTATCTCCTGAGACCGTCGCAGGACAACGAACAGGCTGAGGCAGCCCAAACACAGATAGAAGAGGACACTACGGCAGAGGGAGCCAACCCTGACCAAGATGGCCCTCACACTCCAGAGAAATGA